In one window of Episyrphus balteatus chromosome 3, idEpiBalt1.1, whole genome shotgun sequence DNA:
- the LOC129914043 gene encoding keratin-associated protein 17-1-like isoform X1, protein MESSVIQNQPKLNSGPNLPEEMEEIIDEEEKEERKKKQKRKEKSCFRICFEGCDEDDVIDDTIDNTCDICYCFCRESEGCCSPTGCCANGCCEGDCCAECCADDCCENGGNGESGGGGGGCGGDCNGSIGGGSGGSIGGGSCGGGSVGGGSGGGGGCDD, encoded by the coding sequence ATGGAATCATCAGTAATTCAAAATCAGCCAAAACTAAATTCTGGCCCAAATTTGCCTGAAgaaatggaagaaataattgATGAAGAAGAGAAGGAGgagagaaaaaagaaacaaaaacgaaaagaGAAATCATGTTTTCGAATATGTTTCGAGGGTTGCGACGAAGATGATGTCATTGATGACACCATTGATAACACGTGTGatatttgttattgtttctGTCGTGAATCTGAGGGATGTTGTTCACCCACAGGGTGTTGTGCAAATGGCTGCTGTGAAGGTGACTGCTGTGCAGAGTGTTGTGCAGATGATTGTTGTGAAAATGGAGGAAATGGTGAAAGCGGTGGCGGTGGCGGTGGTTGCGGAGGTGATTGTAATGGTAGTATTGGCGGTGGCAGTGGCGGTAGCATTGGTGGTGGCAGTTGTGGTGGCGGTAGCGTTGGCGGTGGCTCCGGTGGGGGTGGTGGATGTGACGACTAA
- the LOC129914043 gene encoding keratin-associated protein 5-4-like isoform X2, with translation MEEIIDEEEKEERKKKQKRKEKSCFRICFEGCDEDDVIDDTIDNTCDICYCFCRESEGCCSPTGCCANGCCEGDCCAECCADDCCENGGNGESGGGGGGCGGDCNGSIGGGSGGSIGGGSCGGGSVGGGSGGGGGCDD, from the coding sequence atggaagaaataattgATGAAGAAGAGAAGGAGgagagaaaaaagaaacaaaaacgaaaagaGAAATCATGTTTTCGAATATGTTTCGAGGGTTGCGACGAAGATGATGTCATTGATGACACCATTGATAACACGTGTGatatttgttattgtttctGTCGTGAATCTGAGGGATGTTGTTCACCCACAGGGTGTTGTGCAAATGGCTGCTGTGAAGGTGACTGCTGTGCAGAGTGTTGTGCAGATGATTGTTGTGAAAATGGAGGAAATGGTGAAAGCGGTGGCGGTGGCGGTGGTTGCGGAGGTGATTGTAATGGTAGTATTGGCGGTGGCAGTGGCGGTAGCATTGGTGGTGGCAGTTGTGGTGGCGGTAGCGTTGGCGGTGGCTCCGGTGGGGGTGGTGGATGTGACGACTAA